A region from the Microbacterium lacus genome encodes:
- a CDS encoding carbohydrate ABC transporter permease, which translates to MSVATRSGRVKLPPEQPSIPQRKGGTGAYWMYLLPGFALLIVIVIVPLIWNVYLTFTKWKGVRTPEFIGLENWQKLLTDDDFWTSFTNSVWMVIAMVVVPTIVGLIVAALLFDVVGRKFGGKVGSFLRATYYLPQILPVAIAGIVVGWIVRPGADGALNQILGFFGIPPVDWLGQMPSALIVLMVVLIWVQLGYPIVVFMAALQRVDPELYEAAELDGANWFQRFSAITMSIIRPEIFVVTLTCTIAALKVFGPVYVITRGGPAGATLVPAYYAYTEFFTKRNVGYGATIATVLTIVVVIVSIVFIRVQNSIELKERAGL; encoded by the coding sequence ATGTCTGTTGCCACCCGCTCGGGCCGCGTGAAGCTGCCACCCGAGCAGCCGTCCATTCCCCAGCGCAAGGGGGGAACCGGCGCGTACTGGATGTACCTGCTGCCCGGCTTCGCGCTGTTGATCGTGATCGTGATCGTCCCGCTCATCTGGAACGTCTACCTCACCTTCACGAAGTGGAAGGGCGTGCGCACGCCCGAGTTCATCGGGTTGGAGAACTGGCAGAAGCTCCTCACGGACGACGACTTCTGGACCTCATTCACCAACTCGGTCTGGATGGTCATCGCGATGGTGGTCGTCCCCACGATCGTGGGGCTCATCGTCGCGGCGCTGCTGTTCGACGTCGTGGGTCGCAAGTTCGGCGGCAAGGTCGGCAGCTTCTTGCGGGCCACGTACTACCTGCCGCAGATCCTCCCGGTCGCCATTGCCGGCATCGTCGTGGGCTGGATCGTCCGCCCGGGCGCGGACGGCGCTCTCAACCAGATCCTCGGATTCTTCGGCATCCCGCCCGTGGACTGGCTCGGGCAGATGCCGTCCGCCCTCATCGTGCTCATGGTCGTGCTGATCTGGGTGCAGCTGGGCTACCCGATCGTGGTCTTCATGGCCGCCCTGCAGCGCGTCGACCCGGAGCTGTACGAGGCCGCGGAGCTCGACGGAGCCAACTGGTTCCAGCGGTTCTCGGCCATCACGATGAGCATCATCCGCCCGGAGATCTTCGTCGTCACCCTGACCTGCACGATCGCCGCGCTCAAGGTCTTCGGACCCGTCTATGTCATCACCCGCGGCGGTCCCGCCGGGGCGACCCTCGTGCCGGCGTACTACGCGTACACGGAGTTCTTCACCAAGCGCAACGTCGGCTACGGCGCGACGATCGCGACGGTGCTCACGATCGTCGTCGTGATCGTCTCGATCGTGTTCATCCGGGTGCAGAACTCGATCGAGCTCAAGGAAAGGGCGGGACTGTGA
- a CDS encoding ABC transporter substrate-binding protein encodes MARITRTTKRGLVLLSALTVTGLALAGCSGGAGSAEESGDTLKLWHYESADSAMGKAWNEAIKVFEEETGATVEFEEKSFEQIQKTASQVLDTDAAPDLMEFNKGNATAGFLASTGLITDISDAVDEYGWADKLAPSLQTTAKYSEDGVMGGDAWYGIPNYGEFVGVYYNQDAFEAAGLEIPTTYDEFVSVLDAFVAQGITPLAEAGAEYPLGQLWYQLALSNGDRQFVNDYQLYENPVDWQGDTLTTATTTLKEYVDKGYIASDVSSIKAEDAGVAFINGTAPIFVSGSWWYGRFVNEATGFDWTMTAFPGADLSLGSSGNLWVVPENAANKELAYQFIDITMRPEIQAIIGNNGGVPVAADPADITDEKSAELISTFNGILDQDGLSFYPDWPAPGFYDVIVQELQGLVTGVQDVKTTNANLGEQYDEGTAEFR; translated from the coding sequence ATGGCACGTATCACCCGCACCACGAAGAGGGGGCTCGTCCTCCTCAGCGCACTGACCGTCACCGGTCTCGCGCTCGCCGGCTGCTCCGGCGGCGCAGGCTCCGCAGAGGAGTCCGGCGACACCCTGAAGCTCTGGCACTACGAAAGCGCCGACAGCGCGATGGGCAAGGCCTGGAACGAGGCCATCAAGGTCTTCGAGGAGGAGACCGGCGCCACGGTCGAGTTCGAGGAGAAGTCCTTCGAGCAGATCCAGAAGACCGCGAGCCAGGTGCTGGACACCGACGCCGCTCCCGATCTGATGGAGTTCAACAAGGGCAACGCGACGGCCGGTTTCCTCGCGAGCACGGGCCTGATCACCGACATCTCCGACGCGGTGGACGAGTACGGCTGGGCCGACAAGCTCGCCCCGTCGCTGCAGACGACGGCGAAGTACAGCGAAGACGGCGTCATGGGCGGTGACGCCTGGTACGGCATCCCGAACTACGGCGAGTTCGTCGGCGTCTACTACAACCAGGACGCCTTCGAAGCCGCGGGTCTCGAGATCCCCACGACCTACGACGAGTTCGTCTCGGTGCTGGATGCGTTCGTCGCGCAGGGCATCACGCCGCTCGCCGAGGCCGGCGCGGAGTACCCGCTCGGACAGCTCTGGTACCAGCTGGCCCTGAGCAACGGCGACCGCCAGTTCGTGAACGACTACCAGCTGTACGAGAACCCCGTCGACTGGCAGGGCGACACCCTGACGACGGCGACGACCACGCTGAAGGAGTACGTCGACAAGGGCTACATCGCCTCCGATGTCTCCTCGATCAAGGCGGAGGACGCCGGCGTCGCCTTCATCAACGGCACCGCCCCGATCTTCGTCTCGGGCTCGTGGTGGTACGGCCGCTTCGTGAACGAGGCGACCGGCTTCGACTGGACCATGACCGCGTTCCCGGGTGCCGACCTCTCGCTCGGCTCGTCGGGCAACCTCTGGGTCGTGCCCGAGAACGCGGCGAACAAGGAGCTGGCGTACCAGTTCATCGACATCACGATGCGCCCCGAGATCCAGGCGATCATCGGCAACAACGGCGGAGTCCCGGTCGCGGCCGATCCCGCCGACATCACCGACGAGAAGAGCGCCGAGCTCATCTCGACGTTCAACGGGATCCTCGACCAGGACGGACTGTCGTTCTACCCCGACTGGCCGGCGCCCGGCTTCTACGACGTGATCGTGCAGGAGCTGCAGGGCCTCGTCACCGGTGTGCAGGACGTGAAGACCACGAACGCCAACCTCGGTGAGCAGTACGACGAAGGAACCGCCGAGTTCCGTTGA
- a CDS encoding LacI family DNA-binding transcriptional regulator: protein MVKINEVAQAAGVSISTVSYALSGKRPISPDTRRRIEKAVHELGYSPNAGARMLAGSRTQIFALTEPLRKDTHAPTHMAFVLATAVAARRNDYDILLLTDEDATAGMSRVASNGLVDAILVLDVAPDDERVKLARAISTPTIFIGIPNDNAGLVCVDLDFAAAAELAVDRLADAGHRAIGLVGQPEVSYEMSNFPPRVLAAFEKRAGERDIRSGFGATGSKHTSRTATRRTVARLLDEGATALVLHCTEEAHVVVLGELAERGLRVPEDVSLVSVGASFDTAALRTPVDMIPLVPQTSCDLAVDLALQSLGEDRPEPGLRLIDPVYAAHGSLAAPPGGSAD, encoded by the coding sequence ATGGTCAAGATCAACGAGGTGGCACAGGCCGCCGGCGTCTCGATCAGCACGGTGTCGTACGCGCTGAGTGGCAAGCGCCCGATCTCGCCGGACACCCGTCGCCGCATCGAGAAGGCCGTGCACGAGCTCGGATACAGCCCGAACGCGGGGGCGCGGATGCTGGCCGGCAGCCGGACGCAGATCTTCGCGCTGACCGAACCGCTGCGCAAAGACACCCACGCGCCGACGCACATGGCGTTCGTCCTCGCGACGGCGGTTGCGGCCCGACGCAACGACTACGACATCCTCCTGCTGACGGACGAGGATGCGACGGCCGGTATGAGCCGCGTCGCCTCGAACGGACTCGTGGATGCGATCCTGGTGCTCGATGTCGCCCCGGATGACGAGCGCGTGAAGCTCGCTCGTGCGATCTCCACGCCGACGATCTTCATCGGCATCCCGAACGACAACGCCGGACTCGTCTGCGTCGACCTCGACTTCGCGGCGGCCGCAGAACTCGCCGTCGATCGGCTCGCGGATGCCGGCCACCGCGCGATCGGCCTCGTCGGCCAACCCGAGGTCAGCTACGAGATGTCGAACTTCCCCCCGCGCGTCCTGGCCGCGTTCGAGAAGCGTGCCGGTGAGCGCGACATCCGGTCCGGGTTCGGGGCCACCGGCTCCAAGCACACGAGCAGGACGGCAACGCGCCGCACGGTCGCGCGGCTGCTCGACGAGGGAGCGACAGCCCTCGTGCTGCACTGCACCGAGGAGGCGCACGTCGTCGTGCTCGGCGAGCTCGCCGAGCGGGGGCTGCGCGTCCCCGAGGACGTCTCGCTCGTCTCGGTGGGGGCGTCCTTCGACACAGCCGCGCTGCGGACGCCCGTCGACATGATCCCGCTCGTGCCGCAGACCTCGTGCGACCTCGCCGTGGACCTCGCGCTGCAGAGCCTCGGCGAGGATCGGCCCGAACCGGGACTGCGCCTGATCGACCCCGTCTACGCCGCACACGGCTCCCTCGCCGCCCCGCCGGGGGGCTCCGCCGACTGA
- a CDS encoding winged helix-turn-helix domain-containing protein yields the protein MSNTALLERPAAPRHLRAVPSAPAAPAATPVPAATPAAEARALPAGTAPRGFALYVGIDEAKAAASGVSLGVLVDALRRTLADLAPEAETYATVALAPVGSGGRDVDVVRLALHEPSAIARTKADEPEDEDRAPGGVVVDISRKRVLIDGESAAFTFKEFELLQYLVLREGRTIERTELVGSLWQNASEEESPGERTIDVHVRRLRAKLGRYEDIVRTVRGVGYRFDRHADVSIRYGHGTPSPDRF from the coding sequence ATGTCGAACACCGCCCTTCTCGAACGTCCCGCCGCCCCGCGTCACCTGCGCGCGGTTCCGTCTGCTCCGGCGGCTCCGGCCGCAACGCCCGTTCCGGCTGCCACACCCGCCGCCGAGGCCCGCGCCCTCCCGGCCGGCACCGCACCCCGCGGCTTCGCCCTGTACGTCGGCATCGACGAGGCCAAGGCCGCGGCATCCGGAGTGAGCCTCGGCGTCCTCGTCGACGCCCTCCGCCGCACGCTCGCCGATCTCGCGCCCGAGGCCGAGACGTACGCGACGGTCGCGCTCGCGCCGGTCGGCTCAGGCGGCCGCGACGTCGACGTCGTCCGCCTCGCCCTCCACGAGCCCTCTGCGATCGCCCGCACGAAGGCGGACGAGCCCGAAGACGAGGACCGCGCACCCGGCGGCGTCGTCGTGGACATCTCACGCAAGCGCGTGCTGATCGACGGCGAATCGGCCGCCTTCACGTTCAAGGAGTTCGAGCTGCTGCAGTACCTCGTGCTCCGCGAGGGGCGCACGATCGAGCGCACCGAGCTCGTCGGCTCGCTGTGGCAGAACGCGAGCGAAGAGGAGTCGCCCGGCGAGCGCACGATCGACGTGCACGTGCGTCGTCTTCGCGCCAAGCTCGGACGCTACGAGGACATCGTGCGCACCGTCCGCGGCGTCGGCTACCGCTTCGACCGCCACGCCGACGTGTCGATCCGCTACGGACACGGCACCCCCTCCCCCGACCGCTTCTAG
- the fgd gene encoding glucose-6-phosphate dehydrogenase (coenzyme-F420) — translation MVSRVRFGLKASAEQFAPRELVEIAVEAEAAGFDSVTVSDHFQPWRHTGGHAPFALAWMAAVGERTSSLTLGTSVLTPSFRYNPAVLAQAFGTMGCLFPGRVFLGVGTGEALNEVASGWKGPWPAFRERFARLRESVDIMRLLWTEDRVTLDGEYYSVRDATVYDRPERPVPIFVAAGGPVVARYAGRAGDGFICTSGKGMALYTDELQPAVTDGARSVGRDPESVERMIEIKVSYDTDPGRALENTRFWAPLSLSKEQKHDLTDPVEMEQAADALSIEQIASRWIVGSDPEQVASSVREYVQAGFTHLIFHAPGLDQRRFIAQFSHDVLPLLIEGGASTGKAPH, via the coding sequence ATCGTGAGCCGCGTTCGGTTCGGGCTGAAGGCGTCGGCGGAGCAGTTTGCTCCCCGTGAGCTCGTGGAGATCGCGGTCGAGGCGGAGGCGGCCGGTTTCGACAGCGTGACCGTCAGTGACCACTTCCAGCCCTGGCGTCACACCGGCGGACACGCACCCTTCGCCTTGGCATGGATGGCGGCCGTTGGAGAGCGGACGTCGTCGTTGACCCTCGGCACGTCGGTGCTCACGCCCTCGTTCCGCTACAACCCGGCGGTGCTCGCGCAAGCGTTCGGGACTATGGGCTGTCTCTTCCCAGGGCGGGTGTTCCTCGGGGTGGGAACCGGTGAGGCACTGAACGAGGTCGCATCGGGGTGGAAGGGCCCGTGGCCGGCCTTCCGCGAGCGTTTCGCTCGACTGCGTGAGTCGGTCGACATCATGCGCCTGCTGTGGACCGAGGATCGCGTGACACTCGATGGCGAGTACTACTCGGTCCGCGACGCCACGGTGTACGACCGGCCTGAGCGACCGGTTCCGATCTTCGTCGCAGCCGGTGGTCCCGTCGTCGCCCGTTACGCCGGCCGCGCCGGAGACGGCTTCATCTGTACATCCGGTAAGGGGATGGCCCTCTACACCGATGAGCTTCAGCCCGCGGTGACCGACGGCGCGCGCTCCGTCGGCCGTGATCCGGAATCGGTCGAGCGGATGATCGAGATCAAGGTTTCGTACGACACCGACCCCGGCCGTGCGCTTGAAAACACCCGGTTCTGGGCGCCGCTCTCGCTGTCGAAGGAGCAGAAGCATGACCTGACGGACCCCGTCGAGATGGAGCAGGCGGCAGATGCTCTGTCCATCGAGCAGATCGCATCGCGATGGATCGTCGGATCGGATCCCGAGCAGGTGGCGTCCAGCGTCCGTGAGTACGTCCAGGCGGGGTTCACGCACCTCATCTTCCATGCGCCCGGACTCGACCAACGCCGATTCATCGCACAGTTCTCTCACGACGTGCTGCCGCTCCTCATCGAAGGCGGGGCCTCGACCGGGAAGGCGCCTCACTGA
- a CDS encoding alcohol dehydrogenase catalytic domain-containing protein yields MRIRGAVLHSEGAARPYSESMPLQLAEIDLDPPGRGEILVRIEAAGLCHSDLSVINGDRSRPLPMLLGHEASGRVIDCGPNVDDLGVGDRVVMTFLPRCGECPACASDGRMPCERGSASNAAGTLLSGERRLHQNGRGLQHHLGVSAFATAAVVDRRSVVRVDEDVPADIAALLGCAILTGGGAILNAAPPTSGDRVCVVGLGGVGMAALLTACAIDGVEVIGVDLDEGKRATALELGAARVFAPDDAREARVRAEVVVEAAGAAAAFETALALTAPGGTTVTVGLPHPDARVSVSPLLLVAEGRHVVGSYLGSAVPERDIPRYVELWRSGRLPIDRLISAHRALSDINAGMDELADGRSIRQIIEFPTDGVGS; encoded by the coding sequence GTGAGAATCCGAGGAGCAGTTCTGCATTCCGAAGGCGCGGCCCGACCCTACAGCGAGTCGATGCCGTTGCAGCTCGCCGAGATCGATCTCGATCCGCCGGGTCGCGGCGAGATCCTTGTGCGAATCGAAGCGGCGGGGCTCTGTCACTCGGATCTCTCGGTCATCAATGGCGACCGTTCGCGTCCGCTCCCGATGCTGCTTGGGCATGAAGCATCCGGTCGGGTTATCGACTGCGGTCCGAACGTCGACGACCTCGGGGTCGGCGATCGCGTCGTCATGACGTTCCTCCCGCGGTGCGGCGAGTGCCCTGCATGTGCGAGCGACGGGCGCATGCCCTGCGAACGAGGAAGTGCGTCGAACGCGGCAGGCACGCTGCTTTCAGGGGAGCGCCGTCTGCACCAGAACGGACGCGGCCTGCAGCACCATCTCGGAGTGTCCGCCTTTGCGACAGCCGCAGTCGTCGACAGGCGCTCCGTCGTGCGCGTTGATGAGGACGTGCCCGCCGATATCGCGGCGCTTCTCGGGTGCGCGATCCTGACGGGCGGCGGAGCCATCCTGAACGCTGCGCCTCCGACATCTGGGGATCGCGTCTGCGTCGTCGGGCTCGGGGGCGTCGGGATGGCGGCGCTTCTCACGGCCTGTGCGATCGACGGTGTCGAGGTTATCGGCGTGGATCTCGACGAAGGCAAGCGTGCGACGGCGCTCGAGCTTGGGGCAGCGCGGGTGTTTGCGCCGGATGATGCACGTGAGGCGCGTGTTCGAGCGGAGGTCGTGGTCGAAGCGGCGGGCGCGGCGGCGGCCTTTGAGACGGCACTCGCCCTGACGGCGCCGGGTGGAACGACGGTCACCGTCGGTCTCCCGCATCCGGATGCGCGAGTGTCAGTGAGTCCCCTCTTGCTCGTCGCCGAGGGTCGGCATGTCGTGGGAAGCTATCTGGGCTCCGCCGTGCCCGAGCGTGACATCCCGCGATACGTTGAGCTGTGGCGCAGTGGCAGGCTGCCGATCGACCGGCTCATCTCGGCGCACCGCGCCCTGTCGGACATCAATGCGGGCATGGACGAGCTTGCCGACGGTCGATCCATCCGCCAGATCATCGAGTTTCCCACCGACGGGGTCGGATCGTGA
- a CDS encoding LLM class flavin-dependent oxidoreductase: MKAGLFLTNEHTAPADLSAHLGQQLDMTAVVADAGWDSIFTGQHFITEGTQRLQPLPFLARLAAEAPGLSFGTGIHLWTLGNPVAMAEEFATLDVITGGKTVAGLGLGYRPEEFAAFGVDRSSRVKRFERSLEIARRLWRGEAVDADEPWCRLEGATIGTPPVAGDIPVWIGGTSDPAVRRAGRLSEGWILNPAAPSETIARQAVLYRETSVQHGNGRGWIAAFREVYCAPTTKKAREQALPYLEKKYGRYATWGQDDGHPGQRALTGGADTVGRGRFIVGDPEHCLTELTRFRDEIGVDEFIYRTEWPDMPAESAHSSLDLLVREVVPAL; this comes from the coding sequence ATGAAGGCCGGACTCTTCCTCACGAACGAGCACACGGCACCTGCCGATCTCTCCGCGCACCTGGGTCAGCAGTTGGATATGACGGCGGTGGTCGCGGATGCCGGCTGGGACTCGATCTTCACGGGACAGCACTTCATCACGGAGGGTACGCAGCGCCTGCAGCCCTTGCCGTTCCTCGCCCGGCTGGCGGCTGAGGCGCCCGGCCTCTCTTTCGGGACCGGCATACACCTTTGGACGCTCGGGAACCCGGTGGCGATGGCCGAGGAGTTCGCGACGCTCGACGTCATCACGGGCGGCAAAACCGTCGCTGGGCTCGGTCTCGGCTACCGTCCCGAGGAATTCGCTGCCTTCGGCGTCGACCGTTCGTCGCGCGTGAAGCGCTTCGAACGCAGCCTCGAGATCGCTCGTCGACTCTGGCGCGGCGAGGCGGTCGACGCGGATGAGCCGTGGTGCCGGCTAGAAGGGGCGACGATCGGAACGCCCCCCGTCGCGGGTGACATCCCCGTCTGGATCGGGGGAACGAGCGACCCTGCCGTACGGCGCGCGGGACGGCTCTCGGAGGGGTGGATCCTCAACCCCGCCGCGCCGAGTGAGACGATCGCGCGGCAAGCCGTGCTCTATCGCGAGACATCCGTCCAGCACGGCAATGGTCGTGGGTGGATCGCGGCGTTTCGCGAGGTGTATTGCGCCCCCACGACCAAGAAAGCCCGGGAGCAGGCGCTGCCCTACCTCGAGAAGAAGTACGGCCGCTACGCAACCTGGGGTCAGGACGATGGGCATCCCGGCCAACGAGCCCTCACGGGAGGGGCCGACACCGTTGGCCGTGGCCGCTTCATCGTGGGCGACCCCGAGCACTGCCTGACGGAGCTCACTCGCTTCCGCGACGAGATCGGTGTTGACGAGTTCATCTACCGGACCGAGTGGCCCGACATGCCCGCCGAGTCGGCGCACTCGTCGCTGGATCTTCTGGTCAGAGAGGTGGTGCCCGCACTGTGA
- a CDS encoding carboxymuconolactone decarboxylase family protein, whose protein sequence is MDAAAVTDLVARIESDRGVVHPNLEIASRQSPDALAQFHESYMHAVHQNDVLPRATKELIMIAADAAVYFTYGLKFHMGEALRHGATREEIVNALELAGLVGGFHVPMMAFPLLEEVLATDEFAHLARTDAG, encoded by the coding sequence ATGGATGCCGCCGCTGTGACGGACCTGGTCGCCCGGATCGAGAGCGATCGGGGAGTCGTGCATCCCAATCTCGAGATCGCGTCACGGCAGAGCCCGGACGCTCTCGCGCAGTTCCACGAGTCATACATGCACGCCGTGCACCAGAACGACGTGCTGCCGCGCGCGACGAAGGAGCTCATCATGATCGCCGCTGACGCGGCGGTCTACTTCACCTACGGTCTAAAGTTCCACATGGGCGAGGCGCTGCGTCACGGTGCGACACGCGAGGAGATCGTCAACGCCCTCGAGCTCGCTGGCCTCGTGGGGGGCTTCCATGTGCCGATGATGGCCTTCCCGCTTCTAGAGGAGGTCCTCGCCACCGACGAGTTCGCCCATCTCGCCCGGACGGATGCCGGATGA
- a CDS encoding amidase family protein → MRRLTPEDITNLSTELGFPIPAAEAERFQTLTDYMIDTVDRFDNVARAQPRPSAPPRDAGRVPRPDEDPLNAVLRVVDIFQPSASGALDGINVVMKDNIPIAGVPMTMGSDVLTDYVPAEDAELTRRVLAAGGRIVGTTNMEAFAFSGGGETSGHGRVENPFDRARTASGSSTGSAVALWYDGVDLAWGTDTGGSCRIPASWSGVLGLKPTHGLVPFGGIPTSDWRFDHAGPLARSVEIMARGMDAVVSPIVYDDADYVSPVRIERPAYAAEVASTGPDLTGVRIGLVRQGFRAADDPDAAEGAIETADAVRTAADRFAALGAEVADVDLGVLAEGGDVMFAAMLESATAATFGWPNAYHWLAESSPEFAAALSTAIAGRGERMPDNFKAVLMVGTYLNRQRGGEVGARAHQLAAGMRAAVDDALNGVDVLMMPTTSHTPFLARDDVDGVETSLRGWGMMHNVPLFNLTGHPAISMPAADAGGLPVGVMAVARRHDDARLLRLARAYELGHGWALQDAPFDWVQPTTFTKGR, encoded by the coding sequence ATGCGCCGACTGACTCCCGAGGACATTACGAACCTCTCCACTGAACTGGGCTTCCCGATCCCGGCTGCCGAGGCTGAGCGATTCCAGACGCTCACCGACTACATGATCGACACGGTCGACCGGTTTGACAACGTCGCTCGTGCACAGCCGAGGCCCTCTGCGCCGCCGCGGGACGCCGGACGCGTGCCTCGCCCCGACGAAGATCCGCTGAACGCGGTCTTGCGTGTCGTCGACATCTTCCAGCCCAGCGCATCGGGCGCCCTCGATGGGATCAACGTCGTCATGAAGGACAACATCCCCATCGCGGGTGTGCCTATGACGATGGGGTCGGACGTCCTGACGGACTACGTGCCTGCCGAGGACGCCGAGTTGACCCGGCGCGTGCTTGCCGCCGGCGGTCGGATCGTGGGGACGACGAACATGGAGGCGTTCGCCTTCTCGGGTGGGGGAGAGACGTCGGGGCACGGTCGCGTCGAGAATCCTTTTGACCGAGCGCGCACGGCCTCGGGGTCCTCGACCGGGTCGGCCGTTGCGCTCTGGTACGACGGCGTCGACTTGGCCTGGGGGACGGACACGGGTGGCTCGTGCCGGATCCCCGCCTCGTGGAGCGGTGTCCTAGGCCTCAAGCCGACGCACGGCCTCGTGCCGTTCGGAGGCATCCCGACCTCGGACTGGCGATTCGATCATGCCGGGCCCCTTGCGCGCAGCGTCGAGATCATGGCGCGCGGAATGGATGCGGTCGTGTCGCCTATCGTCTACGACGACGCAGACTATGTATCCCCGGTCCGTATCGAACGCCCCGCCTACGCGGCGGAGGTGGCTTCGACGGGCCCCGACCTCACGGGAGTCCGGATTGGACTCGTCCGCCAGGGGTTCCGCGCGGCTGACGATCCTGACGCGGCGGAGGGGGCGATCGAGACGGCGGATGCCGTACGGACCGCCGCCGACCGTTTCGCCGCCCTCGGGGCCGAGGTCGCCGACGTCGATCTGGGCGTGCTCGCTGAGGGCGGTGACGTCATGTTCGCCGCGATGCTCGAATCGGCGACCGCCGCGACCTTCGGTTGGCCCAACGCCTACCACTGGCTCGCGGAGTCGTCGCCGGAGTTCGCCGCAGCGCTGTCGACCGCGATCGCCGGCCGGGGAGAACGGATGCCCGACAACTTCAAGGCCGTACTCATGGTCGGCACGTATCTCAATCGTCAGCGCGGAGGCGAGGTCGGCGCGCGCGCCCATCAGCTGGCCGCGGGGATGCGCGCCGCGGTCGACGATGCGCTCAACGGGGTCGACGTGCTCATGATGCCGACGACGTCGCACACGCCGTTTCTCGCGCGAGACGATGTCGACGGGGTCGAGACGTCGTTGCGGGGCTGGGGCATGATGCACAACGTCCCGCTCTTCAACCTGACGGGCCACCCTGCTATCAGCATGCCCGCCGCTGATGCGGGAGGTCTTCCGGTCGGCGTCATGGCCGTCGCTCGGCGCCATGACGACGCGCGGCTGCTGCGACTCGCGCGCGCGTACGAGCTCGGTCACGGCTGGGCTCTTCAGGACGCCCCCTTCGACTGGGTCCAGCCGACGACCTTCACGAAGGGACGCTGA